CACGCCGGGCTGCTTGCGGCAGAAAATCAAATCCGGATGATGTTTGGCCATGATTTAATGGTAGTTTTCAGTCAGCAACTATAAAAACAATTGCAGAAAAAAGCGGCGACTTATTTAGTGTGACCTTTACGCACTCTCGCTTCAGGGTTGCCAAGTGATCAAAATTATCACGTAGGGCATTCATTCAAATCTATGATGGCTTGAATAAAAGGTAAATCAATTTTTTctaatattgtttattataaatgataaaataaaacatatgagCAAAGTGGTTCCAAACTATTACCTGAAACTAAATGACCCTTAAGGGCACTTGGCAGCCCTATACCATTGCAGTTTGGACATTCACAGCGACTAGTAAACAACAGCTGTTGGCATTCtcgaattttattttctgtattCGCATTTAGCTTTGGTccaaaatattgcaaaaacaCGCCCACAATGCAACAGATCAGTTAGGAAGTTGTGAGGCACCAAGGACAGCAACCAGAATTCAGAAAGGACACCAACGAAATGTCGCAGGCGGCATCAACGACGCAAAGTGCAACCGCTGCACCGGTGGGCGGCAGCAGACGCAATGAAGTGGGCGGCGTGGGCGTCATCGGGACCACCATGTCGGCTAGATACGGAGAAACGGAATGGGAGGCTCGAGAGGTGCGTATTAGACTGTAATGCTCACCACTATTGCAAGAAATGAAACTTCTATTATCTACTCAGTCCCAGCGGCAGAGGGAACTGCACGAAGCTCGAGCACGGGCAGCGCAAATGGAGAAAACCATGAAGTGGTGGTAAGTGGAGTAGCTGTTCCTGGTCAAAAGTATCTACTAATCAAAACTTTAACCATTCCAGGTCCGACTGCACAGCCAACTGGCGGGAGAAGTGGAGTAAGGTAATCCGGTTGCCATGGCTTTCAAGTTGGGTCAATATCGCCGGTTTCCAATAAcaaaacttttcacttttcgcaGGTCCGCAACGAGCGGAATAAGGCCAGAGAGGAGTCCAAGCAGCTGAGCCTCAAACTGGACGGCGCCATGAAGGAGGCCCACTCCCTGAAGCGGGAGAAGAACGATCTCGAGTTGCAGATCACGCAGCTGAAGAAGGAGATGGAGAAAGTGCACACGCTGATGATGAAGCATGCCGGTCAGTTCCATCGGGCCGACACCAGCGAGGATGCGGAGGCCAATGGACGGGATGCCAACTGCTCGCCGGACATCTCCTCGGATGGCTTGAAGAATATCAATAGCGAGGACGGTTTGGTTACCAAGCTGACCAATGATGTCAAGGATCTGGACATTGAGGAGTTCGCTATGAAGGGGGCTATGCCCAAGCATCTGACCGAGTTGGATGAAGCGGCGACTGCCGAGGAGAAGCGCCTGATTCAGCAGTTGTCCAAGGATGACTTTGACGAGGACTACTTGCTGCAAAAAATATCCATGCTGCAACTGCGCCTCGACGAGGCTCAGAAAACTCTTCAAGCGGAAAGGGAGTGAGTAATCTCTATTCCAATATCGTACGAATgttgttaaatgttaaataatttttttcgTAGTGAAAAGCTGGAGCTGCACAAGAGCATTGAGAAACTGACGCTGGAGATCCAGGATGTGCGCGGACGTCAAGAGGAGATGCGCTCGGCCAAGCAGGAGGCAGTGCGCGAACTCCTAACTCTTCAAGAACAACATCGTGCTGAGATGCGTATAGTGAACAACTCGCTGCAGGAGGAGATTGCCGCCCGTGAGAATCTCGAGCGCCGGTAAGCAAAAATGCATTCAATACTTTGGCTAGAGTCTAATCATGGATTTATTTTAGCCTCACGGAGCTGCGCACTGAGCTCGAGCACCTTCAGGCGGAGAACGCCTCCGAATGGGGCAAGCGGGAGCGACTGGAGTCCGAGAAATTGGCCATGGAGCGTGACAACAAGAAACTGCGCGCAGAACTGCGGGACTACCAGGAACGTTCTGATCGTAAGTGCCGACCCATGCAAGCTAATGACGTGGAGCTGCGAGCATTGCAGCAGGAACTTTCGGAGCGCAATAAGGAGATCAGCGAGGTGAAGATGTCGCACGCCAAGCTTAAGAAGTTGCTGGCCGAAACAAACACGGAGCTGGGACACGCCGTGCGCCGCGCCGAGCAGTACGAGGCGGAGGTGAGTAAATCCACGCCCAAAATTCTTATCGGATGATATATGGATCAGATTAGGCATATCAGCTTATCAGCCTAGGAAAACTTAGAGATGTAGCAGCCCCTCTTGCCGAATTCAGtttcattaacatttattgGCATTGACACATGGACATAAAACAACTTGGTAAATGCAGTAATTTTGGATTATCGAAAGAAGTACATTAGTTAGCAAATGCCGCCAGTCCTGTGATGGCTCGGCCCAGGATCAACGCGTGTATATCGTGCGTGCCCTCATAGGTGTTCACCGACTCCAGGTTGATTACATGCCTGATCACATGATATTCGTCGCTGATTCCATTAGCGCCCAGCATGTCCCTCATTTGGCGCGCAATATCCAGCGATTTGCCAGTATTGTTTCGCTTGAGAAGGGAAATCATGTCGGGCGTATGGAGCTTCTGATCCTTGAGGCGACCCACATGCAGGCACGCCTGCAGGCCCAAAGCAATCTCCGTGATGGCATCGGCCAGCTTCTTTTGGATCAACTGATTGGCAGCCAAAGGACGGCCGAATTGCTTGCGATCTAGTGTGTACTGGCGAGCAATCTCCACACAGGTTTCGGCTGCTCCCAGGGCTCCCCACGCGATTCCATAGCGAGCGTTGTTCAGACAGGTGAAGGGTCCGCTGAAGCCTGCCACATTGGGTAGCAACTGCTCCTCTGGCACACGCACCTCGTCCATCAGGATCATACCCGTGGGCGAAGCTCGCAGCGAGAACTTGCCCTCGATCTTTGGCGTCTCCAATCCCTTGCCGGATATTTTGCGGTCCACCAGGAAGCCGCGCACCTTGCCATCCTCGCATTTGGCCCATACAACTATGACGTCTGCGATGGGGGCACTTGTAATCCAGGTCTTAGATCCGTTCAGGATGTATGTCTTGCTCTTGCTGTCGTATTTGGCGCGGGTCTCCATGCCAGCGGGGTCACTACCGTGGTTGGGCTCAGTTAGGCCAAAGGCACCTGGATTAAGATGAgacaaagttgagattcgcTTATGAAAATCGTGACTATACTACGGCGCCTTTATATAATCCACTCAATATTTCTTCCAAATAAAAAGCATTACATTCATTTTGGGACTCACCAATCAGTTTGCCCTCCGCCATGCTGGGCAAATAgcgctgcttctgctcctcggATCCAAAGTCGTATATGGCGCCCATGGCCAGCGAGCTCTGGACACTAACGGCGGACCGATAAGCGGAGTCCACGCGCTCCACCTCGCGGGTCAGCAAACCGTAGGCAACGCTAGAGACTCCAGCGCAACCGTATCCCTTGATGGTGCAGCCCAGGACACCCAGGCTGCCGATCTCCTCCATAATCTTCTTGTCGAATGTCTCGAGGCGATTGGCCATCTTGACGCGCGGTTGCAATTCCGCTTGGCAGTAACCGCGGAACGCATCCCGAAtggccacctcctcctcgGTCAGCTGGCTCTCCAAATTCAGCGGATCCTGCCAGTTGAACTTGGGTGCTGCGGCTTTGGAGCTCGTGCTGGCCAAGCGGCTGGCGCACGGTCGCAGTTTGCTGATTACACTTTGCGCAATCATAATTCCAATTCGGTTCTGTCTTTTCTGTTCTGTTGGATGTGCCAGCCGGTTCTCCACGGAACAGCTGCTCGATTCGACGTTCGGCGAGAGACTGAAGAAAGCTCAAATATACAGCGAGAGCTTTTGCCTGCCGGCTCTTCGCGCGCTCTCTTCGCTCTTCGCGCTCTTTTCGCCACTTTGTTTACCTCGATTTAATATTGTTGTTATGCCCGATCTTAATCGGCGGGTTTTAAATTTTTCGCATTATCGCGCCTATTTTTGCCTTGACGATAGAAACCAAGAGTGATAGAAACGCGAGTGGAAGGAAATTTTTCCTATTTCAAGCGTTATCACCACTTGGCGGGGGTCGTCTGCTTATCAGTTGTGTTTGAAGACTGCAAGACACGCCCCTTTTGCTCTTTGCGTTCTGAGTTTTGGCTACAGATGCAATATCTGGGTTCAGAGTAGATGCATACATATGTCATGTACCAATTTGAAACTAAATATGTAGTTGCTAATGTTCCGAATTTCCCTGCAGGTGAAGCGTCTTCGCCAGCGCGTGGAGGAGCTGAAACGGGAGCTAGCTGGTGCTGAGGACGAACTGGATTCGGCCGTTAACCAAGTGCGCCGCCTGCAGCGCTCCAACGATGAGCTAGTGGGTCAGACGGAAGGGCTGCAGGTGCAGATTCAGCACCTCCAGAATAGGTAAGATGAGCagaattatttcaatttgtatacGGCAAAGTCTTTTGGCTAACTCCAATAACCACTAACTTTTCCACTGGTGCTGGCTTGACTAATAACCTAACTCCTAACCCACGCTTAACCCAACGAAAAAGACGTGCTCCGAGTCCCCAGCTGCGGGGAATGGGCGGGGTGCAGCTGAGGAATAAGATTGCCGTGGAGCTGCCCAACGATTGTCTGCCAAACATCAATGATCTTCGCCAGATCTTCGATGACTCGCAGGCAGGTTTGAGGAGCTCCCACAATGGCAGCGACGCCGCTGTGCATCATGCTGCTTCCGTGAAGAGATCTAGTCACACGGAACGGACGCtcctgcagcaacagcagagtAGTGCTGCGGCAtctgcagcggcggcggcagcggcagcagctgcttttTTTGATGCCAAGCCCACGCATCTGGAGGAGAACATATTTGAGTCAAAGTCGCGGAACCTGGAGTTCGAGCGGGCCAAGCAGAAGTTCGATAATCCGCACGGAcagcaccatcaccatcaccagaGACAGAGATCCGGAAACGGACGTTATGGAAGCGCAGGAAGCAATGCCAGTCGAGCGAATCTCGTGCTGCCCTTGAAGGGAACGACCAATGGAGGCAGCAGCTCCGCTTCCAGTAAGGACGAGCTGAACCGGCAGCTGTACGAGAAGGAGCAGTCCGCAGGCGCAGGATATGCGAGGAACAGCATTAATCTAGACGGTCTCAAGGTGTCCGACGATGAGGTGAGATTGGAGGAAGAGAAACGATTGTTTTCAGCCATTGACCTAAGTAAATAGACTCACTCTGCGCTTTACTTTGAAAGTAACCACTTTTTTGTTAGCTATTATGATGAACAACATTAGTTTGACTTCTTATTACATTACTAATCCCGACTGCACGTATTGTTCTACTAACCAAATCATTACTCCTATTCAATATAATAACTActatcaatttaaatttcagaCTCCGTAGCTATGGTTCGACAAGCTTGCTGCTAGACGACGAGACGGAGGGTAACAGCGATTAGGATAACCAGACAAGCAGAAAAGACATTTGAGAGACAGTAATGGTATTAACCTTAAGTATTAATTCGCAAGTACTTCAATGTTGGCAAGACAACGGTCGCAAATATAATCCGCATTCCTAGTTTATATTTGGGGCTTTAACCAACCGGTGCCCTAGGTTTTTATAAGAGAATCTATTGCAGAACGATAGTTCAAGAACAAATACTTAATTGTAAACTAAGATAACTTTAATTTCGCGACTAATTCCAATCATCAGATCACCAATTAGCCACGATCATGTTCATATCTTCAATATTCCAAGTAACTTAAGGAAAACGTTTGAAACTCATTTTACTGGCCATATTCTTATGAGCTTAACTCGCAGATAAGACGGTTGTTAGGAGGATTTCTCCTTCGCATCCTTTCATCCTCATCGGAAACCCTTGCCTTTACTAAAAATGAACAGACTTAATAACAGATATACCGACATATATACGTATGGAAGCATAATACAGGTTCGATGTTTGCGGAATAGCATTTAGTGCCAGAAATCTAAAGAAATTGTACGTTGTATTAAGAAAGCATGATAAGAATGCTGCTAATTATTAATCGACATTAACTGAAATTATACACATAATTCTCACTACAGATTTAGACATTTTTCCAGTTGCCTAGTCcgaaattcttttattttttcaaaagtttatCGATATTCAGCTGCTAATTAGTTGATCTTTtacaaaatatgtatacacatTTGCAAATCagaattcaaaatatttacgtATTATAACATAGCAATATTAGTATTTTAGCTATTgataaataacaatttattattaactattaaaagtatataaaatacaaacgaTATGCCAATAAAGGTAGCATGTTACAAGATATACCCACTCGTACTTGTAGTCTTCTTGCGAATCCTATCCTGCTTTTTCCTCGTCCACATGGCAGCACAGTGCCTTCTGTCAGATCAACACTTCAACCATTCGGATTTTGTCAACAAAAAATTGAGAGTGTGGGGCTTGggaaaaaacttaaaatttcaGTCATGGTTCAACTTTCGCGTACTACAAAATTAACCGCCTGTTGTGTGGGCGTCTATACGATCTATGTCCTGTTCACATTCTTCCTTTTGCCCATTCTTATGCCGGATCCGGTGACGCTGCAGCGATCGTTGCTATCCTACAGCACCAGGCACCTGGGCGACCTGAGCAACTTGACCCTGGAAACCGGCGGCCAGCCAATCCGCTCAATGCTGGTCACGTTCCGGGGATCGGGTGCCCTGACCCTGCTGGACAACCTGGCTCATCAGCCGGGCTGCTATCAGCACTACGCTCCACTGATCGGCTACGAGAGCCGTCCCCTTGCCGCAAAGGAGCACGATCGAGCCTTGGAGGAGCTGGTGTCGCTGTACAACTGCAACTACAACATGTCTGCGGAAATGATCCAATGGGGAATGCGATCGTCGGTCTTCCGGCGCTTCTACGGCGCACAGGCCAAGATCTGTCGCACTCACAGCCAT
This genomic stretch from Drosophila teissieri strain GT53w chromosome 2L, Prin_Dtei_1.1, whole genome shotgun sequence harbors:
- the LOC122626698 gene encoding glutaryl-CoA dehydrogenase, mitochondrial, producing MIAQSVISKLRPCASRLASTSSKAAAPKFNWQDPLNLESQLTEEEVAIRDAFRGYCQAELQPRVKMANRLETFDKKIMEEIGSLGVLGCTIKGYGCAGVSSVAYGLLTREVERVDSAYRSAVSVQSSLAMGAIYDFGSEEQKQRYLPSMAEGKLIGAFGLTEPNHGSDPAGMETRAKYDSKSKTYILNGSKTWITSAPIADVIVVWAKCEDGKVRGFLVDRKISGKGLETPKIEGKFSLRASPTGMILMDEVRVPEEQLLPNVAGFSGPFTCLNNARYGIAWGALGAAETCVEIARQYTLDRKQFGRPLAANQLIQKKLADAITEIALGLQACLHVGRLKDQKLHTPDMISLLKRNNTGKSLDIARQMRDMLGANGISDEYHVIRHVINLESVNTYEGTHDIHALILGRAITGLAAFAN
- the LOC122626696 gene encoding coiled-coil domain-containing protein 102A isoform X2, with product MSQAASTTQSATAAPVGGSRRNEVGGVGVIGTTMSARYGETEWEARESQRQRELHEARARAAQMEKTMKWWSDCTANWREKWSKVRNERNKAREESKQLSLKLDGAMKEAHSLKREKNDLELQITQLKKEMEKVHTLMMKHAGQFHRADTSEDAEANGRDANCSPDISSDGLKNINSEDGLVTKLTNDVKDLDIEEFAMKGAMPKHLTELDEAATAEEKRLIQQLSKDDFDEDYLLQKISMLQLRLDEAQKTLQAERDEKLELHKSIEKLTLEIQDVRGRQEEMRSAKQEAVRELLTLQEQHRAEMRIVNNSLQEEIAARENLERRLTELRTELEHLQAENASEWGKRERLESEKLAMERDNKKLRAELRDYQERSDRKCRPMQANDVELRALQQELSERNKEISEVKMSHAKLKKLLAETNTELGHAVRRAEQYEAEVKRLRQRVEELKRELAGAEDELDSAVNQVRRLQRSNDELVGQTEGLQVQIQHLQNRLRSYGSTSLLLDDETEGNSD
- the LOC122626696 gene encoding coiled-coil domain-containing protein 102A isoform X1, with translation MSQAASTTQSATAAPVGGSRRNEVGGVGVIGTTMSARYGETEWEARESQRQRELHEARARAAQMEKTMKWWSDCTANWREKWSKVRNERNKAREESKQLSLKLDGAMKEAHSLKREKNDLELQITQLKKEMEKVHTLMMKHAGQFHRADTSEDAEANGRDANCSPDISSDGLKNINSEDGLVTKLTNDVKDLDIEEFAMKGAMPKHLTELDEAATAEEKRLIQQLSKDDFDEDYLLQKISMLQLRLDEAQKTLQAERDEKLELHKSIEKLTLEIQDVRGRQEEMRSAKQEAVRELLTLQEQHRAEMRIVNNSLQEEIAARENLERRLTELRTELEHLQAENASEWGKRERLESEKLAMERDNKKLRAELRDYQERSDRKCRPMQANDVELRALQQELSERNKEISEVKMSHAKLKKLLAETNTELGHAVRRAEQYEAEVKRLRQRVEELKRELAGAEDELDSAVNQVRRLQRSNDELVGQTEGLQVQIQHLQNRRAPSPQLRGMGGVQLRNKIAVELPNDCLPNINDLRQIFDDSQAGLRSSHNGSDAAVHHAASVKRSSHTERTLLQQQQSSAAASAAAAAAAAAAFFDAKPTHLEENIFESKSRNLEFERAKQKFDNPHGQHHHHHQRQRSGNGRYGSAGSNASRANLVLPLKGTTNGGSSSASSKDELNRQLYEKEQSAGAGYARNSINLDGLKVSDDETP